The following proteins are co-located in the Solea senegalensis isolate Sse05_10M linkage group LG12, IFAPA_SoseM_1, whole genome shotgun sequence genome:
- the shisa3 gene encoding protein shisa-3 homolog, with protein MVRLLSCLLLGYLTWNLRISDAQGEYCHGWLDTNGNYHEGFQCPEDFDTMDATVCCGSCALRYCCAAADARLDQGSCTNDREVENTEFAAQPIYVPFLMVGSIFIAFIVVGSLVAVYCCTCLRPKQPTQQPIRFSLRSCQGETIPMILTTAPPSLRAPSRQSSTATTSSSSAGGGSSMRRFSLGGQVQQQQQQQHSCLVSATISSSASTPTHMPQTLPPPPPPPYMSPPAAMSAGMQHPLPPTHAQLQLHQPSHQSAGFLLPQQYFFPLQPDAFAAAAAAAKGFADFGQS; from the exons ATGGTGCGCCTGCTGAGCTGCCTGCTGCTCGGTTATCTGACCTGGAATCTGCGGATATCGGACGCGCAGGGAGAATACTGCCACGGCTGGCTGGACACGAATGGGAATTATCACGAGGGCTTCCAGTGTCCGGAGGACTTTGACACCATGGACGCGACCGTGTGCTGCGGCTCCTGCGCGCTGCGCTACTGCTGCGCCGCCGCGGACGCACGACTGGACCAGGGAAGCTGCACCAACGACAGGGAGGTGGAGAACACGGAGTTTGCTGCGC AGCCCATCTACGTGCCCTTCCTGATGGTGGGAAGCATCTTCATCGCCTTCATCGTGGTCGGCTCCCTGGTGGCCGTCTACTGCTGCACCTGCCTGAGGCCCAAGCAGCCGACGCAGCAGCCCATCCGCTTCTCCCTGCGCAGCTGCCAGGGCGAGACCATCCCCATGATCCTCACCACGGCTCCGCCGAGCCTCCGAGCCCCTTCGCGGCAGTCCAGCACGGCCACCACCAGCTCCAGCTCGGCCGGAGGAGGAAGCTCCATGCGGAGGTTCTCTCTTGGGGgtcaggtgcagcagcagcagcagcagcagcacagctgcTTGGTGTCTGCCACCATCTCCTCCTCGGcctccacacccacacacatgccccagactctgcctccaccacctcctcctccctacATGTCCCCGCCGGCTGCCATGTCAGCGGGCATGCAGCACCCGCTGCCCCCCACGCATgcacagctgcagcttcatCAGCCGTCTCACCAGAGCGCCGGGTTCCTGTTGCCTCAGCAGTACTTCTTCCCCCTGCAGCCCGACGCCttcgctgcagcagcagcagcagccaaggGCTTCGCCGACTTCGGCCAGAGCTGA